The window TGCCCACCGGGAAGGGAACCGACGTCACCGTGTGAGGGAGCGGTTTACTGGGGGGCATGACGCGCCCCAGCCCCAGCAGCCACAGCTCCGATCACGCACCCGTCATCGTCAGCTCCCCCGGCTCCTTCGCCCGGAGTGTGCTGGACGAGCGGCACCCGGCCCTCATCGAGCGCGTGCGGCGGGCCACTCCGTATCCGCCCGAGCGGCAGCGGGCGCTGGACGCCCTCCTGGAGGAGATCACCAAAGGGGTCATCGAGCGGCTCGACGACAGTGAGCCCGGCGCCGAGCGGTGGCTGGATGAGCCCCACTACGGGCAGCGCTGGCCGGATGTGCCATTCCTGTGGGCGGAGAGCTTCTTCTACCGCAAACTCCTGGCCGCCCTGGGCCACTTCACACCGGGGCCGTGGCAAGGCATCGACCCCTTCGCCCCCTTCAAGAACGCCGAACTCACGAGCTCCAAGGTCGACGAGGAGCTCTCCGCGCTCGACCGCCTGCCCGAACTCCCGGCGGAGGAACAGGACCGCACGCTCCTGCTCTCCTCCCTTTGGGGCAACCGGGCCGATCTGGGCTTCCAACTGTCCGCGGGCGCAGGTGGGTTGGGCGAGCGAGTGACGGGCCTGGTCGTGGACGACTCCGCCGCGCTGCTCGAGAGCCTCGAAGACGGTGAGCCCGGAAAGGTCTGTCTGGTCGCCGACAACGCCGGTCCCGAACTGCTTCCCGACCTCGTCCTCGCCGACCATCTCCTGACCACGCGGCGGGCGGCCACCGTCGTCCTGCACCTCAAGCCGTACCCGTACTACGTCTCCGACGCCACCACCACCGACACCCTGGCCTGTCTCGACCGTATGACCGGGGCGTCCGGACACGCGGCGGAGGTCGGCGAGCGGCTGCGGCAGGCCGTCGCCGGCGGCCGGCTGATCCTGCGCACCCACCCGTTCTCGTGCGCGCCGCATCCCTACGAGCGGATGCCGGCCGACCTCCGGGAGGACTTCGCGTCCGCCACGCTCACCGTGATGAAGGGCGATCTCAACTACCGCCGTCTGGTGGGCGACCGCCACTGGCCGGCCACGACACCGTTCGCCGAGGCCACCGCGTACTTCCCGGGCCCGGTGGCGGCACTGCGGACGCTCAAGTCGGACGTCGTGACCGGACTCGCGCCCCGGACGCTGGAGGAGCTGGACGCGGGCGAGGAGGCATGGCGCACGAGCGGGACGCATGCCCTGATCCAGTTCGGCACGACCTGATCCAGTCCGGCGCGTGAGCGTTCCGGTTGTGAGGGCTGGGCTGTTTGTCCCCTCATGGGGCGGTGGTGCCGCTAGCGTGCGCTGGTCACCGTTCGCGTGAATGTGCATGACATGCACAGGGGGGAAGTCAGCTATGGGGAACAAGCGTGTGCTGAGACATCCGGCACGGCTGATCGTCGCGTTGCTCGCCGGGTTCGTTCTGGTCCTGACCGGCACGGGCGCCGCCCACGCCACGACCACCGTGGAGATCCCGGCGGGTACCGAGGGCGGCGTCTCGGCGACCGTGAAGTTCTACGGGACCGTGGTGCCCCAGCCCTACAACCCGGATCCGACCGCCTACTTCGGCGACCGCAAGTGCCAACTGATCTACCACGACTACGACCCGTCGGCGGGCTGCGGGGGCTTCAAGCTCGGCGTCGTCCTGCACAACGTCCGCAACCAGCCCGGCTATCTGGCCGGGCTCAACAGCACCGGGAACTACTTCCAGGCGCACGCCGACACCGCCCGTACCTTCGGGTGCCTGCGCCCCGACGGCGGTTTCGACCACGGCACGAGCTTCGTCGTCCGCACCGAGCAGCAGCGCCTCGGCTCGACGTACTACGAGCCGGACAGCAACTGGATCCTGTCCAGGCACCGGAACTACGAGGGCGAGTTCGGCCCGCACTTCTTCGTCAACTTCGCTCCTGTGGAGGTGAGTTGCCCAGCCGGCATGACCGCGACCCAGTACGGGCTGAAGGTCAGCAACGTCAACATCAGCATTGACGACGCGAATGTCTTCGGTACGACGACGTGGAGTACGCCGGGGCCGTTCTACGGGTGACCGGCCGTACTTCTGGCGCCCGGGCCCACGGCGGGGTCCGGGCGTCTTTCCACTGTCGCGGCAGGCAGTCCGGCGGCCAGCAGCGCGCCCGGTGCGGCGACCGCGGCGAGGACGACCAGCGCGGTTCCCCTCGCGGAGGCACCGGCCGGTGCGAGCGTCGTGGCCACGGCCACCCCGAGGGCCGGACCGATGTTCATCGCGGTCTGCTGGAGTCCGCCGGAGACGCCCGCCGACCGCACGGAGGCCTCCCGCACGACGACCGCCGTCGCGGTGACCATCACGGGGGCGAAGCCCGCCCCCAGCAGCAGGAAGCAGCCGCCGATCGCCAGGGAGCCCGACGTCTGGTCGAGCCGGGACATCAGAAGCGTGGCGAGGGCCACAACGACCATGCCCACCACGGTCGTTCGGCGCGGACCGTACCGCCGCAGCAGCAGGGCCGAGGCCGGCGCGCCGACCACCATGGCCACCGCGAGCGGCAGCGCGTGCAGGCTGCCGTGGAGAGGGTCAAGGCCGAGGACGTCCTGGAGGTAGTACGTGCTGAGGAACAGCGTGCCGAACAGCACCGCCGACGCGGTGAGCAGGACACCGAGTGCCGAGGTGATGGTGGTCGAGCGGAACACCTCGGGCGGCACCAACGGCACTGTCGTACGCCGCTCGTGGCGGACGAAGGCGGCGCACGCGGCAGCCGTGCAGAGGAGTCCGAGCGCGCTCGCGGCCGTCCAGCCGGTGTCCGGCAGACCGACGAGGGTGTGGACCAGGCACACCAGCGTCACGCCCAGCAGGCACGCTCCCGGCAGGTCGAGGCGCACGTCCGAGGCCTCCCTCGGCACCCGCGCCACAAGGGCGAGGAGCACCGCCGCGAGCGCCGGGACGAGCCCCAGGAAGAAGACCGACCGCCAGCCGAAGTGGGTCGCCAGCGCCCCGCCGAGCAGCGGGCCGAGCGCGGCGGCGGCCCCGATGGCACTGGTGCGAACGGCTATCGGCATACCGAGGCGGTCGGGCGGATACGCGGCGCGCAGCATTCCCAGGGTCGCCGGTTGCAGCAGCGCGCCGAACACCCCCTGAACGACGCGCAGTCCGATGACCCAGCCCACGCCCGGCGCCAGGCCGATCGCCGCCGAGGTGACGGCGAAGCCCAGCATTCCGAGGGCGAAGACCCGTCTGTGTCCGTACCGGTCGCCGAGGCGTCCGGAGAAGACGAGCAGGCTCGCGACCGCGATGAGATAGCCGGTGCTCGTCCACTGCATCTGGACGAACGAGGCGTCCAGGTCGTGCCGCAGGCTGGGCTGCGCCACGGTCAGCGCGGTCCCGTCGAGGGCGACGAGCGCGGCTCCGGTGATGCCTGCGGCGAGCGTGAGGCGCTGGTCGCGCGCCGAGTTCACCGGGCCTCCGGTCCGAGGTGGGCGTCCAGCGCGGCCCGTACGAGGGGTTCGACGCCGTCGGCCCCCGTCGCGAGCTGGAGACTGCCCCAGCCCCACAACTGCGCGATGCCGTGCAGGTTCGCCCAGAGGGCGCCCGCCACGTCCGGCGCCCGCACGTCTGGGCGTACCCGACTCACCAGGTCCACAAGGGAGTTGAAGAGCGGCAGGCTGGTCTCGCGCAGGCCCAGGTTGTTGCTCTCCAGCAGGTCGTGACGGAACATCAGCTCGTACATACCGCGGTGGGACAGCGCGAAGTCGACGTAGATCCGGGCCAGCGCCGCGAGTTGGGCACGCGGGTCATCGTCGCCGCTGCCCGGTTCCTCACCATCCCCCGGCCCCTGGCCGCCCCGCAGCTCGTCGGCGACCTCGGCCCCCAGTTCGGCGAAGCCCTCATGCGCGATCGCGGAGAGCAGTTCCAGGTGGGTCGGGAAGTAGCGGCGCGGGGCACCGTGCGAGACACCCGCCCTGCGGGCGATCTCCCGCAGCGAGAGGGCCTGCGCTCCCTCCCGGGTCACCAGGTCCACGCCCACGGCCACCAAACGGGCTCGAAGTCCCGCCTCCTGTTCGGTCATGGACACTGTCTACCAGCCGTGAGTAGACAGTGTCTACTCACGACCGGGGGCATGTTCCGCACTGGGCGGAGGTGCGTGTCCGGCCGATCTGCGGGGTCCGCGAAACGCTCTCGCGCGCACCGCATACCATCACCGTGATGAGCAGCAGGACGCCCCGAGGACCGCACCGCGTCACGCGGGACGCGGTGCTGCGCCCTGCCCTCGCCGTGCTGCTCGCGGCGCTGGTGATGTGTCTGGGGTACGTGCCCTCGCACGGCCGGGCGGCCCCGGTCGCCGATCCCGTTGTCACCGTCTCCATCGCGCAGGAACGGCTGGGCTCCCCCGCCGAGCACGACCGGTGCTGCGGACTGCCCACCCGGGAGGCGCGGGCCGTACTGCCCGTGGGGGCGCATCCCCTGCCGGCGGTGCTGCCGCGTATGCCGGTCGTGGCGCGCCCGGTCGTCGCCTCGCACGTCCCCGTCCTGCCGCCCGCGCGGGGCGCTCCCGATCTCCATGTCCTCCAGGTGCAGCGGATCTAGACCGACGTCCATGCCCGACGACGTCTGTCCGACCCCTCACCCACCGCCGCCCGAAGGAACCGGCGCGGCGGGGACAAGGAACGCATTCCCATGAGCAAGACCAGCAAGAAGTCGGCGTCCGCGGCGCGCAAGGCGCGCGTCGAGGAGCTTCGGCGGGCGGAGAAGGCCCGCGAGCGCAGAAACCGCGTCCTCACGATCACGGTCAGCACGGTCATCGTCGCCGGTCTTGTCGCCTTCGGCGCCTACGGCATCAACAAGGCGAACGACAAGGACGAGCAGCAGCAGGCGGCCGTGAAGAAGCCCGTGAAGGGCGAGAAGTCCTGGAACGCGAAGAAGCTGACGCAGAACCATGTCGCCAAGGCCGTGTCGTACCCGATGAACCCGCCGGTCGGCGGCGACCACAACCAGGCGTGGATGACCTGTGACGGCTCGGTCTACACGAAGGCGATACCGAACGAGAACGCGGTGCACTCGCTGGAGCACGGCGCGGTCTGGGTGACGTACAACGACAAGGCCGCGGATGCCGATGTGAAGACTCTCGCCGACAAGGTCGCCAAGACCCCGTACACGCTGATGAGTCCGGTGAAGGACCAGGCCGGGGCCATCATGCTGTCGGCCTGGGGCAAGCAGCTGACCGTGGACAAGGCGTCCGACCCGCGGGTCCAGCAGTTCCTCACGAAGTACGTGCAGGGCGCGCAGACCCCGGAGCCGGGGGCCGCGTGCACGAACGGGATCGACGCGTCCTGACGAGCCGGCGCCGGGCTCTTCCGGGAGCCCGGCGCCACGCCGTATCTCCGTCTCTGGCAGGCTCACCCCAGGCGCATCGTTCCGATCCCGAGCAGGACGCCCCGGACAGGGCGTCCTCGGCAGGAGGCGTGAGATGGAGACGCTCGACTCGCAGGATCCGCTCGCCGTCGCGGTGACCGAGGCGATCCGCGGCGGTGACCTGGCCACACTCCGGCAGTGCCTCGCCGAACACCCCGGCCTCGCCGACACGCGGATCGTGCGGCGCGGCGCCGGAGCGGGGACGCGCAGCCTGCTGCACATCGCCGCGGACTGGCCCGGCCACTACCCGAACGGCCCCGCGGTCGTCGCGGCCCTCGTCGAGGCGGGCGCCGACCCCAACGCCCGCTTCGAGGGCGCCCATTCGGAGACCCCGCTGCACTGGGCGGCCAGCAGCAACGACGTGCCCGTACTGGACGCCCTCGTCGAGGCGGGCTCCGACATCGAGGCCACCGGTGCCGTGATCGGCGGCGGCACACCCCTCGCCGACGCCCGCGGTTTCGGACAGTGGCGGGCGGCGCACCGGCTGGTCGAACTGGGCGCGTGCACGACGCTCATGGACGCCGCGACCCTCGGTCTGCTGGACCGGGTGAAGGAGGTCGTCGAGGGCGCCGAACCGCCGGGCCGCGACGCCGTGACCCGCGCGTTCTGGGGTGCCTGCCACGGCGGTCAACTGGCCGCCGCCGACTATCTGTTGGCACGGGGAGCCGATCTCGACTGGGTCGGCTACGACAACAAGACCCCTCTCGACATCGCACGGTCGACCGACGCGGACGGGGTCGTCCAGTGGCTGCGGGAGCTCGGCGCGAAGGGCCGCACCGAGCTGCCCTGACGGTTCGCACGGGATCCGGGCCCGACGCCCGCGCCTACGCCTATGCCTGTTTCGGCCGGGCGGGCGGATGCGCGCGGGCCGCGTCGCCCGCCTCCCCGTCCCTGGTCCTGGTCCCGGCCCTGACCCTGGCCCGCCATCTGCTCGCGCCCGCGCCCTCGTCCGCGGTGCCCGGGGACAGCAGCCGGGTCAGTACGAGCATCGTCTCCAAGTGGCGTTCGGGGTCCGGGCAGTTGCCGTCGGTGAGCTGGGTGATCTGGCGGAGGCGGTAGCGGACCGTCTGTTCGTGGACGTGCAGGCGTTCCGCCGTGAGGACGGCGTTGTCGCCGCAGCGCAGATACACG is drawn from Streptomyces liliifuscus and contains these coding sequences:
- a CDS encoding DUF3105 domain-containing protein, which gives rise to MSKTSKKSASAARKARVEELRRAEKARERRNRVLTITVSTVIVAGLVAFGAYGINKANDKDEQQQAAVKKPVKGEKSWNAKKLTQNHVAKAVSYPMNPPVGGDHNQAWMTCDGSVYTKAIPNENAVHSLEHGAVWVTYNDKAADADVKTLADKVAKTPYTLMSPVKDQAGAIMLSAWGKQLTVDKASDPRVQQFLTKYVQGAQTPEPGAACTNGIDAS
- a CDS encoding MFS transporter, giving the protein MNSARDQRLTLAAGITGAALVALDGTALTVAQPSLRHDLDASFVQMQWTSTGYLIAVASLLVFSGRLGDRYGHRRVFALGMLGFAVTSAAIGLAPGVGWVIGLRVVQGVFGALLQPATLGMLRAAYPPDRLGMPIAVRTSAIGAAAALGPLLGGALATHFGWRSVFFLGLVPALAAVLLALVARVPREASDVRLDLPGACLLGVTLVCLVHTLVGLPDTGWTAASALGLLCTAAACAAFVRHERRTTVPLVPPEVFRSTTITSALGVLLTASAVLFGTLFLSTYYLQDVLGLDPLHGSLHALPLAVAMVVGAPASALLLRRYGPRRTTVVGMVVVALATLLMSRLDQTSGSLAIGGCFLLLGAGFAPVMVTATAVVVREASVRSAGVSGGLQQTAMNIGPALGVAVATTLAPAGASARGTALVVLAAVAAPGALLAAGLPAATVERRPDPAVGPGARSTAGHP
- a CDS encoding ankyrin repeat domain-containing protein — translated: METLDSQDPLAVAVTEAIRGGDLATLRQCLAEHPGLADTRIVRRGAGAGTRSLLHIAADWPGHYPNGPAVVAALVEAGADPNARFEGAHSETPLHWAASSNDVPVLDALVEAGSDIEATGAVIGGGTPLADARGFGQWRAAHRLVELGACTTLMDAATLGLLDRVKEVVEGAEPPGRDAVTRAFWGACHGGQLAAADYLLARGADLDWVGYDNKTPLDIARSTDADGVVQWLRELGAKGRTELP
- a CDS encoding damage-control phosphatase ARMT1 family protein produces the protein MTRPSPSSHSSDHAPVIVSSPGSFARSVLDERHPALIERVRRATPYPPERQRALDALLEEITKGVIERLDDSEPGAERWLDEPHYGQRWPDVPFLWAESFFYRKLLAALGHFTPGPWQGIDPFAPFKNAELTSSKVDEELSALDRLPELPAEEQDRTLLLSSLWGNRADLGFQLSAGAGGLGERVTGLVVDDSAALLESLEDGEPGKVCLVADNAGPELLPDLVLADHLLTTRRAATVVLHLKPYPYYVSDATTTDTLACLDRMTGASGHAAEVGERLRQAVAGGRLILRTHPFSCAPHPYERMPADLREDFASATLTVMKGDLNYRRLVGDRHWPATTPFAEATAYFPGPVAALRTLKSDVVTGLAPRTLEELDAGEEAWRTSGTHALIQFGTT
- a CDS encoding TetR/AcrR family transcriptional regulator codes for the protein MTEQEAGLRARLVAVGVDLVTREGAQALSLREIARRAGVSHGAPRRYFPTHLELLSAIAHEGFAELGAEVADELRGGQGPGDGEEPGSGDDDPRAQLAALARIYVDFALSHRGMYELMFRHDLLESNNLGLRETSLPLFNSLVDLVSRVRPDVRAPDVAGALWANLHGIAQLWGWGSLQLATGADGVEPLVRAALDAHLGPEAR